In Conger conger chromosome 12, fConCon1.1, whole genome shotgun sequence, one DNA window encodes the following:
- the LOC133142226 gene encoding up-regulator of cell proliferation-like isoform X1, with the protein MTHFTWGGCEGSGTLPWTSYSRAYDCGLFLSISGADSENREETTDNQSSLGTEPPAPEKTSSCLAQSQPSSADPAKSNEKRCSADTENMDGTSRTSLEELLSDLGLEHHLKNKLTLSQVLEIDGETLSDESIQSLKSLPWCFLRKLMMVNVSFRRMSCSSQKDTEPQNLDSLLSTEHNPQDHSNRVNPLDLITAVFLCSDGFLQQEMVLKMSMCQFSVPLLLPTCDTQQCTFMLWAMRDIVKKYKTPSLDDQRGFVEESIVLSDLPMVSFVRLGNSSISKSHILNQVLSNPQQYRDTFVHKNMECGDTPRRISNGLVEISWYLPSGNKNTDIFSEPLAIANLRGDLRDFETQYDFLCRTSTAIFVFCDDFKFEQRFLDSKKFKTHWILITNSQSQSFNEDDFRTCVSETKPRNIIKKHRRMNDAEFNKKLCSAIRGILKENIKMSIERMSDVALDLGIHVDEEYIHCKRGKQKADEITGGISDLSSFKEKELPLQGTAWKQLAKLEKEQCRMKNAGEKNIEVYKNELADQRQKLREQQRAHSISDSMSRFISAMCNSTEERKYFLKWMKINLDNLARTHLPPLRAKYKEQSSSENKELIAKLDREISSCSLGTEHFLREIGQLYESAYSLPEALTPEIKRLPRLCAELLQEGFPLELVDGDSSNVPLEWMTQVLKELHDLTKNTCKIRVISVLGVQSTGKSTLLNTMFGVQFAVSSGRCTRGAFMLLIRVKEDYKVRLGCDCIMIIDSEGLKAPQLAQLDDSYEHDNELATLVVGLSDITVINIAMENSTEMNDILQIVVHAFLRMKEVGRKPCCQFVHQNVPDISAHDSNMRDRKLLLEKLNEMTQAAAKMEKKGNNYTFTDVMEYDPEKNTWYIPGLWNGNPPMAPVNVGYSESVDLFKRSVVEKFLEQKSGNSSAHTIIEFLEWTKSLWKAVKYENFIFSFRNSLVAEAYAQLCTEFNQWDWAFRKNMYSWLMEAETKVSNFGTEAEINNLDELLIHLTNEAFFELTKGETLILANLTEFYKRQEGHVHLVVKYKEDLNNTAKTVRRETENSVKNKLEAAVEIRKGMFRLESIKNNQMATMEKKVQGLIEKCRKSKELSDQQLEDEFKKMWDETVAELHFPGMEERDIVQDISHQLQVNLEMKGSSVREKLSKVGNLSEYGRKPLKVKSKHLGSKQWFWNVSSGKELTEFQQVVDHIIEQSKQFVDEKVRTRSDYHKTYTIELLCKVDEILDRHRNLETTAEFQAKLKIHICGHAAREFQKMHLAFIHANDPHRCLEQFKQQYDTDFKDLFNKRDQCQKKANDFIVNCLQPAVKEYITKSLGPDLVDDMLTGQKAIAFSTRTFFQFSILEQLLKGDNFQDFVRYIKNYETFVQDWILKLMVKQFSEEDSLRNIEMNRLKVMVSRIKKAIENAQKKAAEQAARRGEEAQNIQQFIQDICRDLAKELIIPKDPLSAVLALNSAKPEDFSGWLEVLVDEMVQAITAEFQKGGDVRARLTSLPFQPQKELFNRVLGCGKQCPFCMTPCEAGGKSHTEHFASIHRPQGIAGWRNHVSQILVSNICSTDVASEGCFRLTGTEAKYHPYKDYWNIYPDWLIQPDTSIQASDYWKYIFSKFNKQFAEEYKAKPADIPPQWRYITQEQATESHHFQRGQFNHH; encoded by the exons atgacacattttacttGGGGTGGATGTGAAGGGTCTGGGACCCTTCCTTGGACCTCATATTCCAGGGCGTATGACTGTGGTCTGTTTTTGAGCATCTCAGGTGCAGATTCTGAGAATCGGGAGGAGACCACAGACAACCAATCCAGTCTGGGCACAGAACCACCAGCACCAGAGAAGACATCCTCATGCCTGGCCCAGTCCCAACCCTCCTCTGCTGACCCAGCTAAGTCAAATGAAAAGAGATGTTCAGCAGATACTGAAAACATGGATGGCACCTCGA GAACCagtctggaggagctgctgagTGACCTGGGACTGGAACACCACTTGAAGAACAAGCTGACTCTGAGCCAGGTGCTGGAGATTGATGGAGAGACTTTATCTGATGAAAGCATCCAGTCTCTGAAATCTCTGCCATGGTGTTTCCTGAGGAAGCTGATGATGGTGAATGTGTCGTTTCGTAGAATGAGCTGCTCCTCACAAAAGGACACAGAGCCCCAAAACCTGGATAGcttactgagcactgagcacaatCCACAGGACCACAGTAACAGAGTCAACCCTCTGGACCTCATAACTGCTGTATTTCTGTGCTCAGATGGTTTTCTCCAGCAGGAGATGGTTTTGAAAATGTCCATGTGCCAGTTCTCTGTGCCTCTGCTGCTTCCTACATGTGATACCCAGCAGTGCACTTTCATGCTGTGGGCCATGAGGGATATTGTGAAAAAGTACAAGACACCCTCTTTGGATGACCAAAGAGGATTTGTGGAGGAGAGCATTGTTCTCTCTGACCTCCCCATGGTCTCTTTTGTGAGGCTGGGAAACAGCAGCATATCCAAGTCTCACATTCTGAACCAAGTCCTCAGCAACCCTCAGCAGTACCGGGACACCTTTGTTCACAAAAACATGGAGTGTGGTGACACCCCAAGGAGGATTTCCAATGGGCTGGTGGAAATCAGCTGGTATCTGCCCAGTGGGAACAAAAACACTGACATCTTCTCTGAGCCTCTGGCTATAGCTAACCTCCGTGGGGACCTCAGAGACTTTGAAACTCAGTACGATTTCCTCTGCCGCACATCGACtgctatatttgtgttttgcGATGACTTTAAGTTTGAACAAAGATTTCTGGACTCTAAGAAATTTAAGACTCATTGGATTTTGATCACCAATTCACAGAGCCAGAGCTTCAATGAGGATGACTTCAGGACATGTGTTTCTGAGACAAAACCCAGGAACATCATCAAAAAGCATCGGCGGATGAATGATGCAGAATTCAACAAAAAACTGTGTTCGGCTATCCGTGGAattttaaaggaaaacattaaaatgagcatTGAAAGGATGTCTGATGTTGCCCTTGATTTAGGGATCCATGTTGATGAAGAATACATCCACTGTAAGAGGGGCAAGCAGAAGGCTGATGAAATCACAGGAGGAATATCTGACCTATCGAGCTTCAAGGAGAAAGAGCTGCCCTTGCAAGGGACTGCATGGAAACAGCTGGCCAAACTGGAGAAGGAACAGTGCAGGATGAAAAATGCTGGGGAGAAAAACATAGAAGTTTACAAGAATGAGCTTGCAGATCAGAGGCAGAAGCTCAGAGAACAGCAGAGGGCTCACAGCATCTCTGATTCTATGTCCCGTTTCATCTCCGCGATGTGCAATTCCACAGAGGAGCGCAAGTATTTCCTCAAGTGGATGAAGATCAATCTGGATAATCTGGCGCGCACACACCTTCCACCTCTTCGAGCAAAGTACAAGGAACAGAGTTCCTCAGAAAACAAGGAGCTCATTGCTAAGTTGGACAGGGAGATCTCCAGCTGCTCCTTGGGGACGGAGCACTTCTTGAGGGAAATAGGTCAGCTGTACGAGTCGGCCTATTCTCTCCCCGAAGCCCTCACCCCAGAGATTAAGCGCCTGCCACGTCTCTGTGCAGAGCTGCTACAGGAGGGCTTTCCTCTTGAGCTGGTGGATGGAGACTCAAGCAATGTTCCTCTGGAGTGGATGACACAGGTTCTGAAAGAACTCCATGATCTAACAAAGAATACATGTAAGATCAGGGTGATCTCTGTTCTGGGGGTACAGAGCACTGGGAAGTCCACCCTCCTGAACACCATGTTTGGGGTCCAGTTTGCTGTCAGCAGTGGCAGGTGCACCAGAGGGGCCTTCATGCTCCTCATCAGAGTGAAAGAGGATTATAAAGTGCGGCTTGGGTGTGATTGCATCATGATTATTGACAGTGAAGGTTTGAAGGCACCACAGTTGGCACAGCTGGATGACAGTTATGAGCATGATAATGAACTGGCCACTCTGGTGGTGGggctgagtgacatcacagtcatcaACATCGCCATGGAGAATTCCACGGAAATGAACGATATCCTGCAGATTGTGGTGCACGCCTTCCTGCGCATGAAAGAAGTTGGGAGAAAACCCTGCTGTCAGTTTGTGCACCAGAATGTGCCAGACATCTCTGCCCATGACAGTAACATGAGAGACAGGAAGCTTCTGCTGGAGAAGCTGAATGAGATGACCCAAGCAGCAGCTAAGATGGAAAAGAAGGGAAACAACTACACATTTACTGATGTCATGGAGTATGATCCAGAGAAAAACACCTGGTACATCCCTGGGCTCTGGAATGGGAACCCTCCCATGGCACCTGTCAATGTTGGCTACAGTGAGTCTGTGGATCTTTTCAAGAGGAGTGTGGTTGAGAAGTTTCTGGAACAAAAATCTGGAAACAGCTCAGCACACACAATCATTGAGTTCCTTGAATGGACCAAGAGCTTATGGAAAGCAGTGAAGTATGAGAACTTCATCTTCAGTTTCCGCAACAGCCTTGTGGCTGAAGCTTATGCTCAGCTTTGCACTGAGTTCAACCAATGGGATTGGGCCTTCAGGAAGAACATGTACTCCTGGCTAATGGAAGCTGAGACAAAGGTGTCAAACTTTGGCACAGAAGCAGAAATTAATAATTTGGATGAGTTACTGATCCACCTCACAAATGAGGCCTTTTTTGAACTGACTAAAGGGGAAACACTCATTTTGGCCAATCTCACTGAATTCTACAAGAGGCAAGAGGGACATGTTCACTTGGTAGTGAAATACAAGGAAGACTTGAACAACACAGCCAAAACCgtcaggagggagacagagaactCGGTGAAAAACAAGCTTGAGGCAGCGGTGGAGATCAGAAAGGGTATGTTCAGGTTAGAGAGCATCAAGAACAATCAAATGGCCACAATGGAGAAAAAGGTGCAGGGGCTGATTgagaaatgcaggaaaagtaaaGAACTGTCAGATCAACAGCTGGAGGATGAATTTAAGAAGATGTGGGATGAGACTGTAGCAGAGCTGCACTTCCCTGGCATGGAAGAACGAGACATTGTGCAAGACATCTCCCACCAGCTGCAGGTTAACTTAGAGATGAAAGGCAGCTCAGTACGTgaaaaactgtcaaaagtgGGCAACTTGTCTGAATATGGAAGAAAGCCACTCAAAGTGAAAAGTAAACATTTGGGATCAAAACAATGGTTTTGGAATGTATCCTCAGGAAAGGAGCTGACGGAGTTCCAGCAGGTAGTTGATCACATCATTGAGCAGAGCAAGCAGTTTGTCGATGAGAAAGTGAGAACAAGATCtgattaccataaaacatacacaatagAGTTGCTTTGCAAGGTAGATGAAATCCTGGACAGGCACAGGAATCTGGAAACAACTGCTGAATTTCAGGCCAAGCTGAAGATCCACATCTGTGGACATGCAGCACGGGAGTTTCAAAAAATGCATCTGGCTTTCATCCATGCAAATGATCCTCATCGCTGTCTGGAACAGTTCAAGCAACAGTACGACACAGACTTTAAGGACCTGTTCAACAAAAGAGACCAGTGTCAGAAGAAAGCCAATGATTTCATTGTTAACTGTCTTCAACCTGCGGTGAAGGAATACATCACCAAATCTCTGGGCCCTGACCTTGTGGATGACATGTTGACAGGACAGAAAGCCATTGCTTTCAGCACTCGAACCTTCTTCCAGTTCTCAATCCTTGAGCAGCTGCTTAAGGGTGATAACTTTCAGGACTTTGTGAGATACATAAAAAATTACGAGACCTTTGTACAGGACTGGATATTGAAGCTGATGGTGAAGCAGTTCTCGGAGGAAGATAGCCTCAGGAACATTGAGATGAATCGCCTGAAGGTGATGGTTAGCAGAATAAAAAAAGCCAttgagaatgcacagaagaagGCAGCTGAACAGGCAGCAAGAAGGGGTGAGGAGGCCCAGAACATTCAGCAGTTCATTCAGGATATCTGTCGTGACCTAGCGAAGGAGCTTATCATCCCCAAAGACCCCCTCAGCGCAGTCCTGGCCTTAAACTCTGCCAAGCCAGAAGATTTTTCCGGGTGGCTGGAGGTGCTCGTGGATGAAATGGTGCAGGCTATTACCGCAGAGTTTCAGAAAGGTGGGGATGTGAGGGCCAGGCTGACCTCACTGCCCTTTCAGCCACAGAAGGAGCTGTTTAACAGGGTGCTTGGCTGTGGGAAGCAGTGTCCCTTCTGCATGACCCCCTGTGAAGCTGGTGGCAAGAGCCACACAGAGCACTTTGCTTCCATTCACCGTCCTCAGGGCATTGCAGGATGGAGGAATCATGTATCGCAGATATTAGTGAGCAATATCTGCTCCACTGATGTTGCCAGTGAGGGATGCTTCAGGTTGACTGGAACAGAGGCGAAATACCATCCATACAAGGACTATTGGAACATTTACCCTGACTGGCTCATCCAGCCTGACACCAGCATCCAGGCCTCAGACTACTGGAAGTACATCTTCAGCAAGTTTAACAAGCAGTTTGCAGAGGAATATAAAGCCAAGCCTGCTGATATTCCCCCCCAATGGAGATATATAACCCAGGAACAAGCCACGGAAAGTCATCATTTTCAAAGGGGACAGTTCAATCATCACTGA
- the LOC133142226 gene encoding interferon-induced very large GTPase 1-like isoform X3 yields the protein MMVNVSFRRMSCSSQKDTEPQNLDSLLSTEHNPQDHSNRVNPLDLITAVFLCSDGFLQQEMVLKMSMCQFSVPLLLPTCDTQQCTFMLWAMRDIVKKYKTPSLDDQRGFVEESIVLSDLPMVSFVRLGNSSISKSHILNQVLSNPQQYRDTFVHKNMECGDTPRRISNGLVEISWYLPSGNKNTDIFSEPLAIANLRGDLRDFETQYDFLCRTSTAIFVFCDDFKFEQRFLDSKKFKTHWILITNSQSQSFNEDDFRTCVSETKPRNIIKKHRRMNDAEFNKKLCSAIRGILKENIKMSIERMSDVALDLGIHVDEEYIHCKRGKQKADEITGGISDLSSFKEKELPLQGTAWKQLAKLEKEQCRMKNAGEKNIEVYKNELADQRQKLREQQRAHSISDSMSRFISAMCNSTEERKYFLKWMKINLDNLARTHLPPLRAKYKEQSSSENKELIAKLDREISSCSLGTEHFLREIGQLYESAYSLPEALTPEIKRLPRLCAELLQEGFPLELVDGDSSNVPLEWMTQVLKELHDLTKNTCKIRVISVLGVQSTGKSTLLNTMFGVQFAVSSGRCTRGAFMLLIRVKEDYKVRLGCDCIMIIDSEGLKAPQLAQLDDSYEHDNELATLVVGLSDITVINIAMENSTEMNDILQIVVHAFLRMKEVGRKPCCQFVHQNVPDISAHDSNMRDRKLLLEKLNEMTQAAAKMEKKGNNYTFTDVMEYDPEKNTWYIPGLWNGNPPMAPVNVGYSESVDLFKRSVVEKFLEQKSGNSSAHTIIEFLEWTKSLWKAVKYENFIFSFRNSLVAEAYAQLCTEFNQWDWAFRKNMYSWLMEAETKVSNFGTEAEINNLDELLIHLTNEAFFELTKGETLILANLTEFYKRQEGHVHLVVKYKEDLNNTAKTVRRETENSVKNKLEAAVEIRKGMFRLESIKNNQMATMEKKVQGLIEKCRKSKELSDQQLEDEFKKMWDETVAELHFPGMEERDIVQDISHQLQVNLEMKGSSVREKLSKVGNLSEYGRKPLKVKSKHLGSKQWFWNVSSGKELTEFQQVVDHIIEQSKQFVDEKVRTRSDYHKTYTIELLCKVDEILDRHRNLETTAEFQAKLKIHICGHAAREFQKMHLAFIHANDPHRCLEQFKQQYDTDFKDLFNKRDQCQKKANDFIVNCLQPAVKEYITKSLGPDLVDDMLTGQKAIAFSTRTFFQFSILEQLLKGDNFQDFVRYIKNYETFVQDWILKLMVKQFSEEDSLRNIEMNRLKVMVSRIKKAIENAQKKAAEQAARRGEEAQNIQQFIQDICRDLAKELIIPKDPLSAVLALNSAKPEDFSGWLEVLVDEMVQAITAEFQKGGDVRARLTSLPFQPQKELFNRVLGCGKQCPFCMTPCEAGGKSHTEHFASIHRPQGIAGWRNHVSQILVSNICSTDVASEGCFRLTGTEAKYHPYKDYWNIYPDWLIQPDTSIQASDYWKYIFSKFNKQFAEEYKAKPADIPPQWRYITQEQATESHHFQRGQFNHH from the coding sequence ATGATGGTGAATGTGTCGTTTCGTAGAATGAGCTGCTCCTCACAAAAGGACACAGAGCCCCAAAACCTGGATAGcttactgagcactgagcacaatCCACAGGACCACAGTAACAGAGTCAACCCTCTGGACCTCATAACTGCTGTATTTCTGTGCTCAGATGGTTTTCTCCAGCAGGAGATGGTTTTGAAAATGTCCATGTGCCAGTTCTCTGTGCCTCTGCTGCTTCCTACATGTGATACCCAGCAGTGCACTTTCATGCTGTGGGCCATGAGGGATATTGTGAAAAAGTACAAGACACCCTCTTTGGATGACCAAAGAGGATTTGTGGAGGAGAGCATTGTTCTCTCTGACCTCCCCATGGTCTCTTTTGTGAGGCTGGGAAACAGCAGCATATCCAAGTCTCACATTCTGAACCAAGTCCTCAGCAACCCTCAGCAGTACCGGGACACCTTTGTTCACAAAAACATGGAGTGTGGTGACACCCCAAGGAGGATTTCCAATGGGCTGGTGGAAATCAGCTGGTATCTGCCCAGTGGGAACAAAAACACTGACATCTTCTCTGAGCCTCTGGCTATAGCTAACCTCCGTGGGGACCTCAGAGACTTTGAAACTCAGTACGATTTCCTCTGCCGCACATCGACtgctatatttgtgttttgcGATGACTTTAAGTTTGAACAAAGATTTCTGGACTCTAAGAAATTTAAGACTCATTGGATTTTGATCACCAATTCACAGAGCCAGAGCTTCAATGAGGATGACTTCAGGACATGTGTTTCTGAGACAAAACCCAGGAACATCATCAAAAAGCATCGGCGGATGAATGATGCAGAATTCAACAAAAAACTGTGTTCGGCTATCCGTGGAattttaaaggaaaacattaaaatgagcatTGAAAGGATGTCTGATGTTGCCCTTGATTTAGGGATCCATGTTGATGAAGAATACATCCACTGTAAGAGGGGCAAGCAGAAGGCTGATGAAATCACAGGAGGAATATCTGACCTATCGAGCTTCAAGGAGAAAGAGCTGCCCTTGCAAGGGACTGCATGGAAACAGCTGGCCAAACTGGAGAAGGAACAGTGCAGGATGAAAAATGCTGGGGAGAAAAACATAGAAGTTTACAAGAATGAGCTTGCAGATCAGAGGCAGAAGCTCAGAGAACAGCAGAGGGCTCACAGCATCTCTGATTCTATGTCCCGTTTCATCTCCGCGATGTGCAATTCCACAGAGGAGCGCAAGTATTTCCTCAAGTGGATGAAGATCAATCTGGATAATCTGGCGCGCACACACCTTCCACCTCTTCGAGCAAAGTACAAGGAACAGAGTTCCTCAGAAAACAAGGAGCTCATTGCTAAGTTGGACAGGGAGATCTCCAGCTGCTCCTTGGGGACGGAGCACTTCTTGAGGGAAATAGGTCAGCTGTACGAGTCGGCCTATTCTCTCCCCGAAGCCCTCACCCCAGAGATTAAGCGCCTGCCACGTCTCTGTGCAGAGCTGCTACAGGAGGGCTTTCCTCTTGAGCTGGTGGATGGAGACTCAAGCAATGTTCCTCTGGAGTGGATGACACAGGTTCTGAAAGAACTCCATGATCTAACAAAGAATACATGTAAGATCAGGGTGATCTCTGTTCTGGGGGTACAGAGCACTGGGAAGTCCACCCTCCTGAACACCATGTTTGGGGTCCAGTTTGCTGTCAGCAGTGGCAGGTGCACCAGAGGGGCCTTCATGCTCCTCATCAGAGTGAAAGAGGATTATAAAGTGCGGCTTGGGTGTGATTGCATCATGATTATTGACAGTGAAGGTTTGAAGGCACCACAGTTGGCACAGCTGGATGACAGTTATGAGCATGATAATGAACTGGCCACTCTGGTGGTGGggctgagtgacatcacagtcatcaACATCGCCATGGAGAATTCCACGGAAATGAACGATATCCTGCAGATTGTGGTGCACGCCTTCCTGCGCATGAAAGAAGTTGGGAGAAAACCCTGCTGTCAGTTTGTGCACCAGAATGTGCCAGACATCTCTGCCCATGACAGTAACATGAGAGACAGGAAGCTTCTGCTGGAGAAGCTGAATGAGATGACCCAAGCAGCAGCTAAGATGGAAAAGAAGGGAAACAACTACACATTTACTGATGTCATGGAGTATGATCCAGAGAAAAACACCTGGTACATCCCTGGGCTCTGGAATGGGAACCCTCCCATGGCACCTGTCAATGTTGGCTACAGTGAGTCTGTGGATCTTTTCAAGAGGAGTGTGGTTGAGAAGTTTCTGGAACAAAAATCTGGAAACAGCTCAGCACACACAATCATTGAGTTCCTTGAATGGACCAAGAGCTTATGGAAAGCAGTGAAGTATGAGAACTTCATCTTCAGTTTCCGCAACAGCCTTGTGGCTGAAGCTTATGCTCAGCTTTGCACTGAGTTCAACCAATGGGATTGGGCCTTCAGGAAGAACATGTACTCCTGGCTAATGGAAGCTGAGACAAAGGTGTCAAACTTTGGCACAGAAGCAGAAATTAATAATTTGGATGAGTTACTGATCCACCTCACAAATGAGGCCTTTTTTGAACTGACTAAAGGGGAAACACTCATTTTGGCCAATCTCACTGAATTCTACAAGAGGCAAGAGGGACATGTTCACTTGGTAGTGAAATACAAGGAAGACTTGAACAACACAGCCAAAACCgtcaggagggagacagagaactCGGTGAAAAACAAGCTTGAGGCAGCGGTGGAGATCAGAAAGGGTATGTTCAGGTTAGAGAGCATCAAGAACAATCAAATGGCCACAATGGAGAAAAAGGTGCAGGGGCTGATTgagaaatgcaggaaaagtaaaGAACTGTCAGATCAACAGCTGGAGGATGAATTTAAGAAGATGTGGGATGAGACTGTAGCAGAGCTGCACTTCCCTGGCATGGAAGAACGAGACATTGTGCAAGACATCTCCCACCAGCTGCAGGTTAACTTAGAGATGAAAGGCAGCTCAGTACGTgaaaaactgtcaaaagtgGGCAACTTGTCTGAATATGGAAGAAAGCCACTCAAAGTGAAAAGTAAACATTTGGGATCAAAACAATGGTTTTGGAATGTATCCTCAGGAAAGGAGCTGACGGAGTTCCAGCAGGTAGTTGATCACATCATTGAGCAGAGCAAGCAGTTTGTCGATGAGAAAGTGAGAACAAGATCtgattaccataaaacatacacaatagAGTTGCTTTGCAAGGTAGATGAAATCCTGGACAGGCACAGGAATCTGGAAACAACTGCTGAATTTCAGGCCAAGCTGAAGATCCACATCTGTGGACATGCAGCACGGGAGTTTCAAAAAATGCATCTGGCTTTCATCCATGCAAATGATCCTCATCGCTGTCTGGAACAGTTCAAGCAACAGTACGACACAGACTTTAAGGACCTGTTCAACAAAAGAGACCAGTGTCAGAAGAAAGCCAATGATTTCATTGTTAACTGTCTTCAACCTGCGGTGAAGGAATACATCACCAAATCTCTGGGCCCTGACCTTGTGGATGACATGTTGACAGGACAGAAAGCCATTGCTTTCAGCACTCGAACCTTCTTCCAGTTCTCAATCCTTGAGCAGCTGCTTAAGGGTGATAACTTTCAGGACTTTGTGAGATACATAAAAAATTACGAGACCTTTGTACAGGACTGGATATTGAAGCTGATGGTGAAGCAGTTCTCGGAGGAAGATAGCCTCAGGAACATTGAGATGAATCGCCTGAAGGTGATGGTTAGCAGAATAAAAAAAGCCAttgagaatgcacagaagaagGCAGCTGAACAGGCAGCAAGAAGGGGTGAGGAGGCCCAGAACATTCAGCAGTTCATTCAGGATATCTGTCGTGACCTAGCGAAGGAGCTTATCATCCCCAAAGACCCCCTCAGCGCAGTCCTGGCCTTAAACTCTGCCAAGCCAGAAGATTTTTCCGGGTGGCTGGAGGTGCTCGTGGATGAAATGGTGCAGGCTATTACCGCAGAGTTTCAGAAAGGTGGGGATGTGAGGGCCAGGCTGACCTCACTGCCCTTTCAGCCACAGAAGGAGCTGTTTAACAGGGTGCTTGGCTGTGGGAAGCAGTGTCCCTTCTGCATGACCCCCTGTGAAGCTGGTGGCAAGAGCCACACAGAGCACTTTGCTTCCATTCACCGTCCTCAGGGCATTGCAGGATGGAGGAATCATGTATCGCAGATATTAGTGAGCAATATCTGCTCCACTGATGTTGCCAGTGAGGGATGCTTCAGGTTGACTGGAACAGAGGCGAAATACCATCCATACAAGGACTATTGGAACATTTACCCTGACTGGCTCATCCAGCCTGACACCAGCATCCAGGCCTCAGACTACTGGAAGTACATCTTCAGCAAGTTTAACAAGCAGTTTGCAGAGGAATATAAAGCCAAGCCTGCTGATATTCCCCCCCAATGGAGATATATAACCCAGGAACAAGCCACGGAAAGTCATCATTTTCAAAGGGGACAGTTCAATCATCACTGA